A window of the Microplitis mediator isolate UGA2020A chromosome 5, iyMicMedi2.1, whole genome shotgun sequence genome harbors these coding sequences:
- the LOC130668606 gene encoding uncharacterized protein LOC130668606, with translation MAETISTWIRSRLGVIIDLTPSSIGNCCRDGTFYGKLLHSYAIINESQLNTIKHTSDPALARVNLRHLQVWLRFIGVDCDQESIQDISNGKGSAALNLLYKIFLCLENKDRLHFITLEKEREKYIPTSTKFDVKVVSEEPEFDASLPEHPLLKLLESNTSLSSSHKQEFQKMISDYLRGRHSKVRFSQTSETETVSQDSGDKLLKNKPISRQFNREEVKKSAKSKVLAELDEFAEKHADVSHSQSETYEIHGRPEAAKKYIEELKARRKREAEIQQRSNQIQNTVLSRFWEKFENDRERKFDEITARTVLRQSRYEKKMVTKLCEIHAQKDRLAANRQMVDELMFKAKEDHARLIQESKREMKLWDNEELGDEARRFNELQRRMQDEKKEKVKLEIIKTAQDIVGDLVVLAVNSVDSEIPRSLWNKWKSLFIKGIKIFPSRQEASNEGHNTVENRFGSKADYEDKSEQEPKEDPEVISDYNLQEDALIDKDLYDYLNINAPWSEFTPEIDQQNKEFIDLGSVVLGYVVNKLLQEFPYEPMRPKLPEVKVRAVILGVPDSNNYLTIQDLLKHKKISVIRVEDAINYCLQCYKEEMKDFDHVEVRKLETESESSINLKSLERDDKNKSTIVNKKTQTPKVIPYDDMHPTLSDSAYIGKWIHEFFLLGEPISDELMSKIIFEHLNNINTKGWVLINYPETYRQLAYLEFSLSGKSTCDIEKVFNFNEDDTEDTEFEPRIKYSHPETTFYRESKLLPNPVIKSDDKFNSCLTAYIKMLPKPKEVDANAEELFEVRAEDATRLDEFYSQQGIAKVVYYDQCDNATLKRVARLVIGDVKLPRKSSAEMFGSAASKDGAEDKSSEILTNSSAKSLKSLESSQSQEDKAKPGEENWTWTDLPLTLEVTKALMSLWRNCENTYVDGLKDILSLKRLNLTAIIPYKDYVYNRVIQYRSKEGGGDKLEVVQKFKSELNDVLGSGKVTENVKNELCSKLDEFQMELWEICDVKRRQAEEERKKIVEDDWATKQIIVLVNVYVTIIQIEMDRFVDTLQFLRSYYLTMLKRAIGDNIFKKILLDKFITGNGNDTEGKGSIKFPKLPEINDTALKKEISNLMTNADDNLLNQTKSHCLEIIKPTVSYAESTIEDLSTSALDDLKKERILKSKRRSSEIKESKVKKKVTKSSETSVKTKKITSVTKKKKNLFLEWEYALMYEINRIKMRIKIIKSAIEVDVGFLLGNIRRGFISAYQSINERYKSEINNVDYLIKLFHIAIDDGRIFEEEIVLVDDCFVIQRDLSTIDTLASEDDKSDDFKFRIEQLWYLKDVLQSVEPSGIISKVPFVYILQDLVICTEDGEDEEEEEELGEGEYKISSLPKAWFELTPGEIEEIVDEIFKDDTVDWREFIIYALDIYLSQDALLDALYAFKKLDTNNDEIISTEEFLSVHLSPFNLESDHEADEKVVREEIFDKEIEKEILEKEILKNIDRNNGIKLENEQTVEVTGGNEEIVDGKEINREEESSDEEIERLYLMKLFVCKIFSIDDDNNVNYMEILFAFCKDDNPVYGFGKALSVALGQDICLDYEEGERYVVNVEKKYLAKEVRKQAKEMCRRCVDQLIDGVINYCDGSAIEINETANVKSDDNPYEDDDMQVMTHKDDIDLVLINNEDFYDYQNHNVIYFNAGGHRARRTSTRKVIYWISINLCEAVLVKLLPNKVIEHINISTEMSLNENLQVVSSEVQCNIKMNPKFVLAHRLIRHDFIIKLLESTNKFTNKNLNSVVRKIMEERK, from the exons atggcTGAAACAATAAGTACGTGGATACGTTCAAGACTCGGtgtaataattgatttaacTCCATCATCAATAGGAAACTGCTGTCGCGATGGAACATTTTACGGAAAACTACTACACAGTTACGCTATAATAAATGAAAGccaattaaatacaataaaacaTACGTCAGATCCAGCATTGGCACGTGTTAATTTACGGCATCTTCAAGTATGGCTGCGATTTATCGGAGTCGACTGCGATCAAGAGTCAATTCAGGACATTTCCAATGGCAAGGGTTCAGCAGCCTTGAATTTACTCTACAAAATATTCCTGTGCCTCGAAAATAAAGATCGCTTACATTTCATAACCCTTGAGAAGGAAcgcgaaaaatatattccgaCTTCGACGAAATTTGACGTTAAAGTCGTTTCAGAAGAACCCGAATTCGATGCGAGTTTACCAGAGCATCCGTTACTTAAATTATTGGAAAGTAACACGAGTTTATCGAGCTCACATAAgcaagaatttcaaaaaatgatcagtGATTATTTGCGCGGACGTCATAGTAAAGTACGTTTTTCACAAACATCTGAAACGGAAACGGTTAGCCAGGATTCTGGCgataaattgttgaaaaataaacctATAAGTCGTCAGTTTAATCGTGAGGAAGTTAAGAAAAGCGCTAAGAGTAAAGTTTTGGCGGAACTTGACGAATTTGCTGAAAAACATGCTGATGTATCACATTCACAAAGTGAAA cttatGAAATTCACGGTCGCCCGGAGGCagcgaaaaaatacattgagGAATTAAAAGCTCGTAGAAAACGAGAAGCAGAAATCCAACAACGAAGTAACCAAATTCAAAATACGGTTTTGTCTCGATTTtgggaaaaatttgaaaatgatcGAGAACGTAAATTCGACGAAATAACTGCGCGTACGGTGTTACGTCAGTCGcggtatgaaaaaaaaatggtgacTAAATTATGCGAAATACACGCGCAGAAAGACAGACTGGCTGCTAATAGGCAGATGGTTGACGAGCTGATGTTCAAAGCAAAAGAGGATCACGCGCGTTTGATCCAAGAAAGCAAACGTGAAATGAAGCTTTGGGATAATGAGGAGTTGGGTGACGAAGCTCGGAGATTCAATGAATTGCAAAGGCGTATGCAAGatgagaaaaaagaaaaagttaaGCTTGAAATCATTAAAACGGCTCAGGATATTGTTGGCGACTTAGTTGTGCTTGCGGTTAATTCTGTGGATTCTGAAATTCCCCGCAGTTTGTGGAATAAATGGAAGAGTTTATTCATCAaaggtataaaaatttttccatctcGTCAGGAAGCCTCTAACGAAGGCCATAATACGGTAGAGAATCGGTTTGGAAGTAAAGCTGATTACGAAGACAAAAGTGAACAAGAACCAAAGGAAGATCCTGAAGTCATTTCTGATTACAACCTTCAAGAAGACGCTTTGATTGATAAAGATTTGTATGATTATCTAAACATAAACGCACCTTGGAGTGAATTTACTCCAGAAATCGATCAACAAAACAAAGAATTCATTGATTTGGGGTCAGTGGTCTTGGGTTACGTTGTCAATAAATTACTGCAAGAATTTCCGTACGAGCCCATGAGACCCAAACTCCCTGAGGTCAAAGTCCGGGCAGTCATACTCGGAGTTcctgattcaaataattatctcACGATTCAAGACTTACTGaagcacaaaaaaatatctgtcATTCGTGTTGAAGACGCCATTAATTACTGTCTTCAGTGCTACAAAGAAGAGATGAAAGATTTCGATCACGTCGAAGTGAGAAAGCTGGAAACTGAATCTGAATCCTCAATAAATCTCAAGTCTTTGGAAAGagatgacaaaaataaaagtacgatagttaataaaaaaactcagACTCCCAAAGTGATCCCTTACGATGACATGCATCCTACGTTAAGTGACAGCGCGTATATCGGCAAATGGATCCACGAATTTTTCCTATTAGGAGAACCGATTTCTGATGAATTGatgagtaaaattattttcgaacaCCTAAACAATATCAATACAAAAGGATGGGTCCTGATAAATTATCCCGAAACTTATCGACAGTTAGCGTACCTTGAGTTTTCATTGAGTGGAAAATCGACCTGCGATATAGAAAAAGTGTTTAATTTCAATGAAGATGATACTGAAGATACTGAGTTTGAACctcgaataaaatatagtCATCCAGAGACGACTTTTTATCGCGAATCCAAATTACTTCCGAACCCAGTAATTAAATCGGATGATAAATTTAACTCTTGTTTGACTGCGTACATAAAAATGCTACCGAAACCTAAAGAAGTCGATGCTAATGCTGAAGAACTGTTTGAAGTACGGGCTGAAGACGCGACACGATTAGACGAATTTTATAGCCAACAAGGAATAGCCAAAGTTGTTTATTATGATCAGTGTGACAATGCGACTCTCAAAAGAGTTGCGAGACTCGTTATTGGAGACGTCAAGTTGCCGAGGAAGTCTTCTGCAGAAATGTTCGGAAGTGCTGCCAGCAAAGATGGCGCCGAAGATAAATCTAGTGAAATTTTGACAAACAGTTCCGCTAAATCATTGAAAAGTTTGGAAAGTTCTCAGTCACAAGAAGACAAAGCTAAGCCTGGAGAAGAAAATTGGACTTGGACTGATTTGCCTCTGACTCTTGAGGTTACGAAGGCGCTGATGTCGTTGTGGAGGAACTGCGAAAATACTTACGTCGATGGGTtaaaagatattttgtcgttgAAGAGATTGAATCTGACTGCTATTATTCCCTACAAGGATTACGTTTACAATCGGGTGATTCAGTACAGAAGTAAAGAAGGTGGCGGTGACAAACTAGAAGTCGTCCAGAAGTTTAAATCGGAGCTTAATGACGTTCTTGGAAGTGGAAAAGTAACGGAAAATGTGAAGAATGAGTTGTGCAGTAAGCTTGATGAATTTCAAATGGAATTGTGGGAAATTTGTGATGTGAAGAGACGACAGGCTGAAGAAGAAAGGAAGAAAATTGTTGAGGATGACTGGGCTACCAAACAGATTATTGTTCTTGTTAATGTTTATGTCACGATTATACAGATTGAGATGGACCGCTTTGTTGATACGCTACAATTTTTGAGGAGCTATTACCTGACGATGCTAAAACGGGCCATCGgggataatatttttaaaaaaattcttcttgataaatttattacag gaAATGGTAACGACACAGAAGGCAAAGGTTCAATAAAATTTCCCAAGTTACCGGAAATAAATGACACtgcgttaaaaaaagaaatttcaaatttgatgACAAATGCTGATGATAATTTACTCAATCAAACTAAAAGTCATTGTTtggaaataataaaaccaACTGTCTCTTATGCAGAGTCAACAATTGAAGATCTGTCCACTTCAGCACTTGATGATTTGAAAAAAGAGCGAATTCTTAAATCAAAAAGACGTTCCTCGGAAATCAAAGAGAGCAAAGTAAAGAAGAAGGTTACAAAATCTTCTGAAACGTCtgttaaaacgaaaaaaataacttccgttactaaaaaaaagaagaatttatttttggaatggGAGTACGCGTTAATGTATGagataaatagaattaaaatgagaataaaaataataaaatcagctATTGAAGTAGATGTTGGCTTTCTTCTTGGAAATATTAGACGGGGATTTATCTCTGCCTATCAATCGATAAATGAAAGATAcaaaagtgaaataaataacgtcgattatttaataaaattatttcacataGCGATCGATGACGGAAGAATATTTGAAGAAGAAATAGTTTTAGTTGACGATTGTTTTGTTATTCAAAGAGATCTATCGACTATTGATACTTTAGCTTCAGAAGATGATAAAAGCgacgattttaaatttagaataGAGCAGTTGTGGTATTTAAAGGATGTACTCCAGAGTGTAGAACCTTCTGGAATTATTTCGAAGGTTCCCttcgtttatattttacaagaCTTAGTCATTTGTACGGAAGATGGAGAagacgaagaagaagaagaagaattaGGAGAAGGggaatataaaatttcttctttaCCTAAAGCATGGTTCGAATTAACGCCAGGAGAAATAGAAGAAATAGttgatgaaattttcaaagatgATACTGTTGATTGGAGagagtttataatttatgcattagatatttatttgagTCAAGACGCGTTGCTGGATGCTCTTTACGCTTTTAAAAAGTTGGATACTAATAATGATGAAATTATTAGCACAGAAGAATTTTTGTCTGTACATCTCTCGCCTTTTAATTTAGAAAGTGATCATGAAGCTGATGAAAAGGTCGTCAGAGAAGAAATATTTGACAAAGAAATTGAGAAAGAGATCCTGgagaaagaaattttaaaaaatattgatcggAATAATGgcataaaattagaaaatgaACAGACTGTTGAAGTTACTGGAGGAAACGAAGAAATCGTGGAtggaaaagaaataaatagagAAGAAGAAAGTAGTGATGAAGAAATAGAACGACTTTACTTGATGAAGTTATTTGTCTGCAAGATATTTTCAATTGACGACGATAATAATGTCAATTATATGGAGATTTTATTCGCGTTTTGTAAAGATGATAACCCGGTTTATGGTTTCGGTAAAGCTCTGAGTGTAGCTCTGGGTCAGGATATTTGTTTGGATTATGAAGAAGGAGAAAGATATGTGGTAAATGTTGAGAAGAAATACCTGGCGAAAGAAGTCAGGAAACAAGCTAAGGAA atGTGCAGACGATGCGTTGACCAATTGATTGATGGAGTTATTAATTACTGCGATGGATCGGCTATCGAAATTAATGAGACTGCTAATGTAAAGAGTGATGATAATCCGTATGAGGATGACGATATGCAAGTGATGACTCATAAAGATGACATTGATCTGGTTTTGATTAATAATGAAGATTTTTATGATTACCAGAATCATAacgtcatatattttaatgctGGTGGCCATCGTGCTAGAAGAACGAGTACACGTAAAGTGATATATTGGATATCGATAAATCTCTGCGag gcagttttagttaaattattaCCAAACAAAGTTATTgaacatataaatattagtACAGAGATgtcattaaatgaaaatttacaagtggtTAGTAGTGAAGTGCAgtgtaatattaaaatgaaccCCAAATTCGTGTTGGCTCATCGTCTTATCCGCCATGACTTCATTATCAAGTTACTCGAGTccacaaataaattcaccAACAAAAATCTCAACAGCGTCGTAAGAAAAATAATGGaggagagaaaataa
- the LOC130669095 gene encoding G/T mismatch-specific thymine DNA glycosylase isoform X1 gives MIKILKFKSQLNLFHKTNSTIMSKKKNGRFNGVSEEEIMKKTNSLPDYLQPDLDVVFVGINPSLTAAFKGRYYAGPGNHFYKLLHASELVPSYVPFDEDYKLLEYNIGLTNIVDRATRSSADLNSKEIKRGCDIVDEKLKKFKPKLAVFNGKCIYQIFAQQFGKTKFNFGLQNEKIGDTAIWVVPSSSARCSNYPRMVDKLYFYQAIKKHILFLRGEIPAINLNEFYSMDVKKSTVNKSKNKNVTDEYPQYFITEILDGTQNKSNENEVKDKEEIGECSVKNNDTKSCYFSTDEKKGEDETVSAGGSVLSEEINDGGKEEINDEGKEEIKSFKNKGGKVKKNLKRNREESEGESQFKLKSKDKNDKGASVDFMSLIKQRLLEKEKKISNEGDDE, from the coding sequence atgattaaaattctcaaatttaaatcccagttaaatttatttcataaaacaaacAGTACCATAAtgtctaagaaaaaaaatggccgGTTCAATGGAGTGTCAGAAGAAGAAATAATGAAGAAAACAAATTCACTACCAGATTATTTGCAGCCGGATCTGGATGTCGTTTTTGTGGGCATAAACCCAAGTTTAACGGCTGCATTCAAAGGTCGTTATTATGCAGGACCCGGTAATCATTTTTACAAACTACTGCATGCATCTGAATTAGTACCAAGTTACGTTCCTTTTGATGAAGACTACAAATTACTTGAATATAACATCGGACTGACAAATATCGTCGATCGCGCAACTCGGTCATCCGCCGATTTAAATTCTAAGGAAATAAAACGAGGTTGCGATATCGTTGATGAAAAACTGAAGAAATTCAAACCGAAGTTGGCGGTTtttaatgggaaatgcatttACCAAATTTTCGCCCAACAGTTCGGGAAgacgaaatttaatttcggTCTGCAGAATGAGAAAATTGGCGACACTGCAATTTGGGTCGTACCTTCAAGTAGTGCAAGGTGTTCAAATTACCCGCGTATggttgataaattatatttttatcaagcGATAAAgaaacatattttatttttacgcgGCGAAATACCGGCCATTAATCTCAATGAATTTTATTCGATGGATGTAAAAAAATCGACggttaataaaagtaaaaataaaaatgtaactgATGAGTATCCgcaatattttataacagAAATTCTTGATGGTACGCAGAATAAATCTAATGAAAATGAAGTTAAAGATAAAGAAGAAATAGGGGAATGTTCGGTAAAAAATAACGACACTAAATCGTGTTACTTTTCAacggatgaaaaaaaaggagAGGATGAGACAGTAAGTGCTGGCGGTAGCGTTTTGTCAGAAGAAATAAATGATGGAGGCaaagaagaaataaatgatgaaggtaaagaagaaattaaaagttttaaaaataaaggcgggaaagttaaaaaaaatttaaaaagaaatcgAGAAGAGAGTGAAGGAGAATctcaatttaaattgaaatctaAAGATAAGAATGATAAGGGCGCGAGTGTTGATTTCATGAGTTTGATTAAGCAGAGATTGttagagaaagaaaaaaaaattagtaatgagGGTGatgatgaataa
- the LOC130669095 gene encoding ADP-ribosylation factor-like protein 8B-A isoform X2 has protein sequence MFALINRILDWLKSLFWKEEMELTLIGLQYSGKTTFVNVIASGQFSEDMIPTVGFNMRKITKGNVTIKIWDIGGQPRFRSMWERYCRGVNAIVYMMDAADPDKIEASRNELHNLLDKPQLSGIPVLVLGNKRDLPNALDENGLIDRMNLSAIQDREICCYSISCKEKDNIDITLQWLIAHSKGSVR, from the coding sequence ATGTTTGCATTAATAAATCGTATATTGGACTGGTTAAAGTCATTATTTTGGAAGGAAGAAATGGAATTGACTTTGATTGGACTTCAATACAGTGGGAAAACAACATTCGTTAACGTTATTGCCTCCGGGCAGTTCAGTGAAGACATGATACCCACAGTAGGCTTCAATATGCGTAAAATAACCAAAGGGAATGTCACCATTAAAATATGGGACATCGGAGGGCAGCCTAGGTTTAGATCCATGTGGGAGAGATACTGTAGAGGAGTTAACGCAATCGTTTATATGATGGATGCAGCTGATCCCGATAAAATAGAGGCTAGTCGTAATGAACTGCATAATCTCCTGGACAAACCTCAGCTATCGGGTATTCCTGTTTTAGTACTAGGCAATAAAAGAGATCTCCCCAATGCTCTAGATGAAAATGGTCTAATAGATAGAATGAATCTCTCAGCAATCCAAGATCGCGAAATATGTTGCTACAGTATTTCTTGTAAAGAGAAAGATAATATTGACATAACCCTTCAATGGCTTATAGCTCATTCCAAAGGTAGTGTTCGTTAA